In Aliiglaciecola sp. LCG003, a genomic segment contains:
- a CDS encoding dUTP diphosphatase has translation MLSTTQLNTMLELQDKMNTKVNPQWLTAGYQYLRAAMIEAVEGIEHHGWKWWKAQTKDLPQLQMELVDIWHFALSAIIIEFDGDIQRSAKTISEQLESGETSVKFDGKDYHFSQQGILDNLELLSGLCAAKRFSVPLFIQIVEQADMTPDELYRQYVGKNILNFFRQDNGYKEGSYIKIWQGQEDNEHLVEVLNSLDIQLQDYSNLVYQGLRQRYPN, from the coding sequence ATGCTCTCCACTACACAATTAAATACCATGCTTGAATTACAAGATAAAATGAACACTAAAGTTAACCCACAATGGTTAACCGCTGGTTACCAGTACTTACGAGCAGCAATGATTGAAGCGGTGGAAGGAATAGAGCACCACGGTTGGAAGTGGTGGAAGGCGCAAACTAAAGATTTACCGCAATTACAAATGGAATTGGTCGACATCTGGCACTTTGCTTTATCGGCCATTATCATAGAATTTGATGGTGATATTCAGCGCTCTGCAAAGACCATTTCTGAGCAACTTGAAAGTGGCGAAACCAGCGTAAAATTTGATGGCAAGGATTATCACTTTAGCCAGCAAGGTATTTTAGATAACTTAGAATTATTAAGTGGCCTATGCGCAGCGAAACGCTTTTCAGTGCCGCTGTTTATTCAAATCGTCGAACAGGCTGATATGACCCCAGATGAATTGTATCGACAATATGTGGGGAAAAACATCCTTAACTTTTTCCGCCAAGACAACGGTTATAAAGAGGGTAGCTACATTAAAATTTGGCAAGGACAGGAAGACAATGAACATCTAGTAGAAGTATTAAATAGTCTGGATATTCAGTTGCAAGATTACAGTAATTTAGTCTATCAAGGTCTTCGTCAACGTTACCCTAATTAA
- a CDS encoding HAD-IA family hydrolase: MLSNISSLKGFIFDLDGTLMHSTLDFNAIRNAISCPANIDILSFVAGLQAEQKRLANQIIIEHEINDAQGSAWIEGAHEFIQLLLQLKYPIAIVTRNCRQAASIKMGQSAGQIKLLLTREDAPPKPDPTSLLQIAELWEIDVTKLAYIGDYLYDVQAANNAGMLSCLYAPGELPVYASQANVVFEHFNQLSDAVKSR; the protein is encoded by the coding sequence ATGCTTTCAAACATCTCGTCACTCAAGGGCTTTATTTTTGATTTAGATGGCACATTGATGCACTCAACCCTTGATTTTAACGCTATTCGGAACGCGATAAGCTGCCCAGCAAATATTGACATCCTTAGCTTTGTCGCAGGCTTGCAAGCAGAGCAAAAGCGCTTAGCTAATCAAATTATAATTGAACATGAAATTAATGATGCTCAAGGCTCGGCCTGGATAGAAGGCGCGCACGAATTCATTCAGCTATTGCTTCAGTTAAAATATCCAATCGCCATAGTGACACGTAATTGTCGCCAAGCAGCATCCATTAAGATGGGGCAAAGTGCTGGTCAGATTAAGTTATTACTTACCCGAGAAGATGCCCCCCCAAAGCCAGATCCCACTTCATTATTGCAAATCGCTGAATTATGGGAGATTGATGTAACCAAGCTAGCCTATATAGGTGACTACCTGTATGACGTTCAAGCAGCCAACAATGCTGGGATGCTGTCTTGCTTATATGCACCAGGCGAGCTTCCAGTGTATGCAAGTCAAGCGAATGTTGTGTTTGAACACTTTAACCAGTTAAGTGATGCAGTTAAATCGAGATGA
- a CDS encoding zinc-dependent metalloprotease encodes MTAQEGFYSFYYDRQNGKVYLHIDKFRQPLLFQSSMPQGVGSNDIGLDRGQLGETRLVEFERFGDRVLFKQLNTVYRVNSQNAAERASIDEAFADSVIAGLNIVAQDESSVLVDYTDFLLSDIHGIAERLEQTKQGSFKLDKTRSGAYIARSKAFPKNTELEALVTFGGSNAGEYLRQVAPSPDSISVHLHHSLIELPDDKYQPRRFHPYSGFWKVGYQDYSTAIDEPMEQKFIPRHRLAKKDPAAKVTEAIEPIVYYLDPGTPEPIKTALLEGASWWNDGFEALGYKDAFQVKMLPTDADPMDVRFNVIQWVHRATRGWSYGSSVIDPRSGEIIKGHVTLGSLRVRQDYLIALGLTSPFKDGNTSTLAQKNMALARIRQLSAHEVGHTLGIAHNFAASADGRGSVMDYPHPKLTVENAQVTLEDAYASGLGKWDMHTIAYGYQDLPNQQMESEFLAELIRKAHKAGLSYQSDPDARPASAANAQGHLWDGGADPIAELTHLYEVRKTALANFGINSLAQGASLSSLQETLVPVYYLHRFQIEAVSKLIGGVNYQYELKGDFDVPQGVSFVPQDVQQKALTTMLETLSSGFWKLPVAVTQLIPPKIYGESHSRESFKGRNGLVFDPVSAAEAGVGHSLSLLLQTQRLNRLASRPINSKEQLSVSSLLQQIVTNTIQKKQGHLGQEIKRRIDYVVLNSIIKAMHNAELAPEVRGELLSQITIVHAWLGKHRRDPHFRAMEQQLSWFLQTGEWRGEFEIKEMPPGSPI; translated from the coding sequence ATGACTGCGCAAGAAGGATTTTACTCATTCTATTATGATCGACAAAATGGCAAGGTTTATCTGCATATTGATAAATTTCGCCAGCCATTATTATTTCAAAGCAGTATGCCCCAAGGTGTTGGCTCTAACGATATAGGCTTAGACCGAGGGCAGTTAGGAGAAACTCGGCTCGTGGAGTTCGAGCGCTTTGGTGATCGTGTGTTATTCAAGCAGCTCAATACGGTTTACCGGGTTAATTCACAAAATGCTGCCGAGCGGGCCAGCATTGATGAAGCATTTGCCGACTCAGTGATTGCCGGGCTGAATATAGTGGCCCAAGATGAGAGCAGCGTATTGGTCGACTATACTGATTTTTTACTTTCAGATATTCATGGTATTGCCGAGCGTTTAGAGCAAACTAAGCAAGGAAGTTTTAAGTTAGATAAAACCCGCAGTGGGGCCTACATTGCGCGCAGCAAAGCCTTCCCCAAAAATACCGAGCTGGAAGCCTTAGTGACCTTTGGCGGCAGCAATGCTGGGGAATACCTGCGGCAAGTCGCTCCCTCGCCAGATAGCATTAGCGTGCACTTGCATCATTCGTTAATCGAATTACCAGATGATAAGTATCAACCGCGACGTTTTCATCCTTATTCAGGGTTTTGGAAAGTGGGCTATCAAGACTATTCCACGGCTATCGATGAACCCATGGAGCAAAAGTTTATACCTCGCCATCGTCTTGCCAAGAAAGACCCTGCAGCGAAAGTCACCGAAGCCATAGAGCCAATAGTTTATTATCTCGATCCCGGTACGCCTGAGCCGATTAAAACTGCGCTACTAGAAGGTGCTTCGTGGTGGAATGACGGGTTTGAGGCACTAGGTTATAAAGATGCTTTCCAAGTTAAAATGTTACCAACGGATGCGGATCCTATGGATGTGCGTTTTAACGTGATCCAGTGGGTCCATCGCGCCACCCGAGGATGGTCTTATGGCAGTTCGGTGATTGACCCTAGAAGTGGAGAAATAATCAAAGGGCATGTCACCTTGGGATCGTTGAGGGTACGACAAGACTATCTTATTGCCTTAGGACTGACTAGTCCGTTCAAAGACGGCAACACCAGCACCCTAGCACAGAAAAATATGGCGTTGGCTCGTATTCGGCAGCTATCAGCTCATGAAGTCGGGCATACCTTAGGAATTGCACATAATTTTGCCGCTAGTGCGGATGGTCGTGGATCCGTTATGGATTACCCACATCCAAAACTGACAGTTGAAAATGCTCAGGTTACACTTGAGGATGCCTACGCCAGTGGACTAGGGAAGTGGGATATGCACACTATTGCCTACGGTTATCAAGACCTACCCAATCAACAAATGGAAAGTGAGTTTCTGGCCGAATTGATCCGCAAAGCCCATAAAGCAGGCTTGTCTTATCAGTCAGACCCTGATGCACGTCCAGCGTCAGCTGCAAATGCACAAGGGCACTTATGGGACGGCGGCGCAGACCCTATAGCCGAATTAACTCATTTATACGAAGTACGCAAAACAGCCTTAGCTAATTTTGGCATTAATAGTCTGGCGCAAGGTGCGTCGCTATCATCTCTGCAAGAAACCCTAGTACCGGTTTACTATTTGCATCGCTTTCAGATAGAAGCCGTGAGTAAATTGATCGGTGGAGTGAACTATCAGTACGAACTTAAAGGGGATTTTGACGTACCTCAAGGTGTAAGCTTCGTGCCACAAGACGTTCAACAAAAGGCACTAACAACTATGTTGGAGACCTTATCCAGTGGCTTTTGGAAATTGCCTGTTGCAGTAACCCAATTAATTCCCCCCAAAATTTACGGCGAGAGTCACTCTAGAGAAAGCTTTAAAGGCCGAAATGGACTGGTTTTTGATCCCGTTAGTGCCGCTGAAGCTGGGGTAGGCCATAGCTTGTCGTTATTGCTGCAAACCCAACGTTTAAACAGATTGGCATCTCGTCCCATTAACAGCAAAGAGCAGCTTTCCGTCAGTAGCTTATTGCAACAAATCGTTACTAACACTATCCAAAAGAAACAGGGTCATTTGGGTCAGGAGATTAAACGAAGAATTGATTATGTGGTGCTCAATAGCATCATTAAAGCTATGCACAACGCTGAATTAGCGCCAGAGGTGCGCGGAGAATTATTGTCGCAAATCACAATTGTACACGCTTGGCTGGGTAAACATAGACGCGACCCGCACTTTCGAGCTATGGAACAACAACTGAGTTGGTTCCTACAAACAGGTGAGTGGAGAGGCGAGTTTGAAATCAAAGAAATGCCGCCTGGCTCACCAATCTAA